A single region of the Nocardioides aquaticus genome encodes:
- a CDS encoding amino acid-binding protein has product MPYLMRVELPDVPGSLGRLATAIGEAGGDIGAIEIVEKRHDGRAVDDVLLEMAPGSMPDSVVSVCSDLDGVEVIWISHYAPGGNLFLDLEAVEQLSDDPPRARDALIDVLPGTFRADWAMRLHRSRGALHRTGAAPDHFAFVELERSGRLEVPGDEDTLYAAARLDGNEIVVIARRGGPEFLDSELARLGHLAGLAVTISTA; this is encoded by the coding sequence GTGCCCTATCTGATGCGTGTCGAGCTGCCCGACGTCCCGGGGTCGTTGGGACGACTGGCGACCGCGATCGGTGAGGCCGGCGGCGACATCGGCGCCATCGAGATCGTCGAGAAGCGTCACGACGGCCGCGCGGTCGACGACGTGCTGCTCGAGATGGCGCCCGGCTCGATGCCGGACTCGGTGGTCTCGGTCTGCAGCGACCTCGACGGCGTCGAGGTGATCTGGATCAGCCACTACGCCCCCGGCGGCAACCTCTTCCTCGACCTCGAGGCCGTCGAGCAGCTCAGCGACGACCCCCCGCGGGCCCGGGACGCGCTGATCGACGTCCTGCCCGGCACCTTCCGCGCCGACTGGGCGATGCGCCTGCACCGCTCCCGCGGGGCCCTGCACCGCACCGGCGCGGCCCCCGACCACTTCGCCTTCGTCGAGCTGGAGCGCTCCGGCCGCCTCGAGGTGCCCGGCGACGAGGACACCCTCTACGCCGCCGCCCGCCTGGACGGCAACGAGATCGTGGTGATCGCGCGCCGCGGCGGCCCGGAGTTCCTGGACTCCGAGCTCGCCCGCCTCGGCCACCTCGCCGGGCTCGCGGTGACGATCAGCACCGCCTGA
- a CDS encoding fatty acid desaturase family protein, translated as MAIADVKEYTHLTAEEVEQLGAELDALRAEIEESRNSKDADYIYKMIRLQRGLATAARITLGVSAYHRRTRVPGAVVGGAMLGVAKILENMEIGHNVMHGQWDWMNDPEVHSSNWEWDTAQPAEQWKHSHNYVHHQFTNVLGYDNDIGYGILRMAREQKWHPVNLGQPLYNAALATLFQWGVALHDLDLEAIRKGEKDPKVMKKQLKQIWQKGRRQAVKDYVVYPALSGPHFMTTVYANAAANVTRNLWSYVIIFCGHFPDGAMHFTEEQIEDETRPEWYLRQMLGSANFEGSEMLHVLSGNLGYQVEHHLFPDLPSNRYGEISVRVRQLCEKYKLPYTTGPLHRQYGQALRTIIKLSLPNRFTSGDREDVMEGQMEVARGRKSAEQLGSRRPETGKYAAAAS; from the coding sequence ATGGCCATCGCCGACGTCAAGGAGTACACCCACCTCACCGCCGAGGAGGTCGAGCAGCTCGGCGCCGAGCTCGACGCCCTGCGCGCCGAGATCGAGGAGAGCCGGAACAGCAAGGACGCGGACTACATCTACAAGATGATCCGTCTGCAGCGCGGTCTCGCGACCGCGGCGCGGATCACGCTGGGCGTCTCGGCGTACCACCGCAGGACGCGGGTGCCCGGCGCCGTCGTCGGCGGCGCGATGCTCGGCGTGGCCAAGATCCTCGAGAACATGGAGATCGGCCACAACGTCATGCACGGCCAGTGGGACTGGATGAACGACCCCGAGGTGCACTCCTCGAACTGGGAGTGGGACACCGCCCAGCCGGCCGAGCAGTGGAAGCACTCGCACAACTACGTGCACCACCAGTTCACCAACGTGCTCGGCTACGACAACGACATCGGGTACGGCATCCTGCGGATGGCGCGGGAGCAGAAGTGGCACCCGGTCAACCTGGGGCAGCCGCTCTACAACGCCGCCCTGGCCACGCTGTTCCAGTGGGGCGTCGCGCTGCACGACCTCGACCTGGAGGCGATCCGCAAGGGCGAGAAGGACCCCAAGGTCATGAAGAAGCAGCTCAAGCAGATCTGGCAGAAGGGGCGCCGCCAGGCCGTCAAGGACTACGTCGTCTACCCGGCGCTGTCGGGGCCGCACTTCATGACCACGGTCTACGCCAACGCCGCGGCCAACGTGACCCGCAACCTGTGGTCCTACGTGATCATCTTCTGCGGGCACTTCCCCGACGGGGCGATGCACTTCACCGAGGAGCAGATCGAGGACGAGACCCGTCCCGAGTGGTACCTGCGCCAGATGCTCGGCTCCGCCAACTTCGAGGGCAGCGAGATGCTGCACGTCCTGTCGGGCAACCTCGGCTACCAGGTCGAGCACCACCTGTTCCCCGACCTGCCCAGCAACCGCTACGGCGAGATCTCGGTGCGCGTGCGCCAGCTGTGCGAGAAGTACAAGCTGCCGTACACCACCGGCCCGCTGCACCGGCAGTACGGCCAGGCGCTCCGCACGATCATCAAGCTCTCGCTGCCCAACCGCTTCACCTCCGGCGACCGCGAGGACGTCATGGAGGGGCAGATGGAGGTCGCGCGGGGTCGCAAGAGCGCCGAGCAGCTGGGCTCGCGCCGCCCGGAGACCGGCAAGTACGCCGCGGCCGCGTCCTGA
- a CDS encoding UvrD-helicase domain-containing protein — protein sequence MTSSATGAAAPDDLVPFDLLGALPEGPTTTVLEASAGTGKTYTLAGLVARYVAEGRARLEEMLLITFGRAASQELRERVRDQLDEAHDALRGARAAREGDPVGSGGAAYDGVTTPLLDHLLDADPDELGDRERRLRDALADFDAATIATTHQFCQLVLRSLGVAGDSDSGVTLVEDLSDLVGEIVDDLYLARFGQAVEDPELTRAAAFALATTAVANPGAVLTPRDPEPGTTAAVRVGFARDVLAELERRKRRMGVLGYDDLLGRLADALADPDAPARQRMRTRWRVVMVDEFQDTDPVQWQVVERAFAGHATVVLIGDPKQAIYGFRGGDVVTYLQAARSAEQRCTLATNYRSDGPLVDSLLAVLRGAALGHPDIVVRDVGAHQATGRLRGAPCNDPFRLRVVTREKFDIRTTRTVPMDRVRAHVAADLAADVAGLLASGATWDGRPVEARDVAVIVERHGDARTCRDALAAAGVPAVYTGDSDVLGSAAAEHWLALLEAFEQPYRAGLVRAAAVTPFLGRTPAELGRRGDDLTDEVAETLRRWADHARRRGVAAVLEAAVADGMAARVLAHRGGERDLTDLTHVGQVLHETAHRDRLGLPALLEWLRAQRRDEGGDAVRNRRLDSDAAAVQVMTVWVAKGLQFPVVYLPFAFNRNVQQRESVLHHEGDQRCLDVGGSRPGSREVEARGRSEEAGDATRLTYVALTRAQSQVVAWWAPSYDEPNGGLSRLLRDRRPGQAEVPERLSEKPADTDVLAQLRAWQSVGGPRVEQSLVAAPPAVPLPTDVGRLGVRRFTRPIDAGWRRTSYSGLVRAAEEARGATSEPEVGALDDEADDLLATGDEPRSDGPAGTHDVASPMADLPSGAAFGSLVHAVLEDADPDAPDLAEELEARVREHAAFWPVEVAPAALAAALVPLHDTPLGPLAPGRTLRSVALADRLCELDFELPLGGGDLVAAGGAAAEAVLADVGRLLRTHLAPDDPVAPYADRLLAPGLGDQPLRGYLSGSIDVVLRLRETAGADPRYVVVDYKTNRLGDPEQSLTTADYAPDRVTAAMLHSDYPLQALLYTAVLHRFLRWRQPGYDPDRHLGGLLYLYLRGMAGVDTPVTDGHPAGVFSWRPPTALVLALSDLLDGRGPT from the coding sequence GTGACCTCCTCCGCGACCGGCGCGGCCGCCCCCGACGACCTGGTGCCCTTCGACCTGCTCGGGGCCCTGCCCGAGGGACCCACCACGACCGTGCTCGAGGCCAGCGCCGGCACCGGCAAGACCTACACCCTGGCCGGCCTGGTCGCCCGCTACGTCGCCGAGGGCCGCGCCCGGCTCGAGGAGATGCTGCTGATCACCTTCGGCCGCGCGGCCAGCCAGGAGCTGCGCGAGCGCGTCCGGGACCAGCTCGACGAGGCGCACGACGCGCTGCGCGGCGCCCGGGCGGCTCGGGAGGGCGACCCGGTGGGGTCGGGCGGGGCGGCGTACGACGGCGTCACGACGCCGCTGCTGGACCACCTGCTCGACGCCGACCCCGACGAGCTGGGGGACCGCGAGCGACGCCTGCGCGACGCGCTGGCGGACTTCGACGCGGCCACGATCGCCACCACGCACCAGTTCTGCCAGCTCGTGCTCCGCTCGCTGGGCGTGGCCGGTGACAGCGACTCGGGCGTGACGCTGGTCGAGGACCTCTCGGACCTCGTGGGGGAGATCGTCGACGACCTCTACCTCGCGCGCTTCGGCCAGGCCGTCGAGGACCCGGAGCTGACCCGGGCCGCCGCGTTCGCGCTGGCCACCACGGCCGTGGCCAACCCGGGCGCCGTCCTGACGCCGCGCGACCCCGAGCCCGGCACCACGGCCGCGGTGCGGGTGGGGTTCGCGCGCGACGTGCTCGCCGAGCTCGAGCGGCGCAAGCGGCGGATGGGCGTGCTGGGCTACGACGACCTCCTGGGCCGGCTCGCCGACGCGCTGGCCGACCCCGACGCCCCGGCGCGGCAGCGGATGCGGACGCGCTGGCGGGTGGTGATGGTCGACGAGTTCCAGGACACCGACCCGGTCCAGTGGCAGGTGGTCGAGCGGGCCTTCGCCGGCCACGCGACCGTCGTGCTGATCGGGGACCCCAAGCAGGCCATCTACGGCTTCCGTGGCGGCGACGTGGTGACCTACCTGCAGGCGGCGCGCAGCGCCGAGCAGCGCTGCACCCTGGCCACCAACTACCGCAGCGACGGCCCGCTGGTCGACAGCCTGCTGGCGGTCCTGCGCGGCGCCGCCCTGGGCCATCCCGACATCGTGGTGCGCGACGTCGGCGCCCACCAGGCGACCGGACGCCTGCGCGGCGCCCCGTGCAACGACCCGTTCCGGCTGCGCGTGGTGACCCGCGAGAAGTTCGACATCCGCACGACCCGGACCGTGCCCATGGACCGCGTCCGCGCGCACGTCGCCGCCGACCTGGCCGCCGACGTCGCCGGCCTGCTGGCCTCCGGCGCGACCTGGGACGGTCGCCCGGTGGAGGCCCGCGACGTCGCCGTGATCGTCGAGCGCCACGGGGACGCCCGGACCTGCCGGGACGCGCTGGCCGCCGCCGGGGTGCCCGCGGTCTACACCGGCGACAGCGACGTCCTCGGCTCGGCCGCGGCCGAGCACTGGCTGGCCCTGCTGGAGGCCTTCGAGCAGCCGTACCGCGCCGGCCTGGTCCGCGCGGCCGCGGTCACCCCGTTCCTCGGCCGCACCCCCGCCGAGCTGGGGCGGCGCGGGGACGACCTGACCGACGAGGTGGCCGAGACGCTGCGCCGGTGGGCCGACCACGCCCGCCGTCGCGGGGTCGCGGCCGTGCTCGAGGCGGCCGTCGCCGACGGGATGGCTGCACGGGTGCTGGCCCACCGCGGCGGCGAGCGCGACCTCACCGACCTCACCCACGTCGGACAGGTGCTGCACGAGACGGCCCACCGCGACCGCCTCGGCCTGCCCGCCCTGCTCGAGTGGCTGCGCGCGCAGCGGCGCGACGAGGGCGGCGACGCCGTGCGCAACCGGCGGCTCGACAGCGACGCGGCCGCGGTGCAGGTGATGACCGTCTGGGTGGCCAAGGGCCTGCAGTTCCCGGTCGTCTACCTGCCCTTCGCCTTCAACCGCAACGTCCAGCAGCGCGAGAGCGTGCTGCACCACGAGGGCGACCAGCGCTGCCTCGACGTCGGCGGGTCGCGGCCCGGCTCACGCGAGGTCGAGGCCCGCGGCCGCTCCGAGGAGGCCGGCGACGCCACCCGGCTGACCTACGTCGCGCTGACCCGCGCCCAGTCGCAGGTCGTGGCCTGGTGGGCGCCGTCGTACGACGAGCCCAACGGCGGGCTGTCCCGCCTGCTGCGCGACCGCCGGCCCGGTCAGGCCGAGGTCCCCGAGCGGTTGTCGGAGAAGCCGGCCGACACCGACGTGCTGGCCCAGCTCCGGGCGTGGCAGTCCGTCGGGGGGCCGCGCGTCGAGCAGTCCCTGGTCGCCGCGCCGCCGGCCGTGCCGCTGCCCACCGACGTGGGCCGGCTCGGGGTCCGGCGCTTCACCCGCCCGATCGACGCCGGGTGGCGGCGCACGTCGTACTCCGGGCTCGTCCGCGCGGCCGAGGAGGCCCGCGGCGCGACCAGCGAGCCCGAGGTCGGTGCGCTCGACGACGAGGCCGACGACCTGCTGGCCACCGGTGACGAGCCACGGTCCGACGGGCCCGCCGGCACGCACGACGTCGCCTCCCCGATGGCGGACCTGCCGTCGGGGGCCGCGTTCGGCTCCCTGGTCCACGCGGTGCTGGAGGACGCCGACCCCGACGCGCCCGACCTCGCCGAGGAGCTCGAGGCGCGGGTGCGCGAGCACGCCGCGTTCTGGCCGGTCGAGGTCGCGCCGGCCGCGCTGGCCGCGGCGCTCGTCCCCCTGCACGACACCCCGCTCGGGCCGCTCGCCCCCGGGCGGACGCTGCGCTCGGTCGCGCTGGCCGACCGGCTCTGCGAGCTGGACTTCGAGCTGCCGCTGGGCGGCGGCGACCTGGTGGCGGCCGGCGGTGCGGCGGCGGAGGCCGTGCTGGCCGACGTCGGCCGGCTCCTGCGCACCCACCTCGCCCCCGACGACCCGGTCGCGCCGTACGCCGACCGGTTGCTCGCCCCCGGGCTCGGCGACCAGCCCCTGCGGGGCTACCTGTCGGGCTCGATCGACGTCGTCCTGCGCCTGCGTGAGACCGCGGGGGCCGACCCGCGCTACGTCGTCGTCGACTACAAGACCAACCGCCTCGGCGACCCCGAGCAGTCGCTGACCACCGCCGACTACGCCCCGGACCGGGTGACCGCGGCGATGCTGCACTCCGACTACCCGCTCCAGGCCCTGCTCTACACCGCGGTGCTGCACCGCTTCCTGCGCTGGCGCCAGCCCGGGTACGACCCCGACCGCCACCTCGGCGGCCTGCTCTACCTCTACCTGCGCGGGATGGCCGGGGTGGACACCCCGGTGACCGACGGCCACCCCGCGGGGGTCTTCTCCTGGCGACCGCCGACCGCCCTGGTCCTGGCGCTCTCCGACCTGCTCGACGGACGGGGACCGACGTGA
- the recD gene encoding exodeoxyribonuclease V subunit alpha, whose translation MTTAPATGADVTSEDAWDHRRARGATGLLRTFNDAGVLEAVDVHVAQRLCASLGERDEQVALALALAVRAVRGGSVCVDLHTVAEEVVLWTEVPDDPAAAAAGSEPDAEPEAGEDPAAVLPWPEPGAWYAAVRASALTRPSEGGATVLRLLEDRLLYLDRYWREEQQVCDDLLARPPLDAPTDVESTALETGLDRVFPLPGYDEQRAAARTALTQRTTVLTGGPGTGKTTTVAALLALLAEQAEVAGRPRPRVALAAPTGKAAARLQQAVEEELAGLPAVDQERVGRPQAVTLHRLLGSNPRSSTRFRHHRGDRLPHDVVVVDETSMVSLTLTARLLEAVRPTTRLILVGDPDQLTSVEAGAVLADLVAGLAGHEHLAVAALRTSHRYGDAIGDLATAVRDGDADRALDLLRSGDEHLRLVEDPDPVPAVRELVLPRALELVRAAASGEAEAALRLLDQQRLLCAHREGSAGVRHWNRLVERWVAEETGEPVWATWYAGRPVLVTANDYGLGVHNGDAGVVVRDPVRGLRARVAAVPQALDLAPSRLGQVETMHALTIHKSQGSQADEVLVVLPPARSRLLTRELFYTAVTRARGRVVVVGAEAEVRAAIGRRAVRATGLRQRLGGAGPDVPGEG comes from the coding sequence GTGACCACCGCACCCGCCACCGGCGCCGACGTCACCTCCGAGGACGCCTGGGACCACCGGCGTGCGCGCGGCGCGACCGGGCTGCTGCGCACCTTCAACGACGCCGGGGTGCTCGAGGCGGTCGACGTGCACGTCGCCCAGCGGCTGTGCGCCTCGCTCGGCGAGCGCGACGAGCAGGTCGCGCTGGCCCTCGCGCTGGCCGTCCGCGCCGTCCGCGGGGGCTCGGTCTGCGTCGACCTGCACACCGTCGCCGAGGAGGTGGTGCTGTGGACCGAGGTGCCCGACGACCCGGCGGCCGCGGCCGCGGGCTCGGAACCGGACGCGGAGCCCGAGGCGGGGGAGGACCCGGCGGCCGTGCTGCCCTGGCCCGAGCCCGGTGCCTGGTACGCCGCCGTACGGGCCAGCGCGCTGACCCGGCCGTCCGAGGGTGGCGCCACGGTGCTGCGGCTGCTGGAGGACCGGCTGCTCTACCTCGACCGCTACTGGCGCGAGGAGCAGCAGGTCTGCGACGACCTCCTGGCCCGGCCCCCGCTGGACGCGCCGACCGACGTGGAGAGCACCGCGCTGGAGACCGGGCTCGACCGGGTCTTCCCCCTGCCCGGTTACGACGAGCAGCGCGCCGCCGCACGCACGGCCCTGACCCAGCGGACCACCGTGCTCACCGGGGGACCTGGCACCGGCAAGACCACGACCGTCGCGGCCCTGCTGGCGCTGCTGGCCGAGCAGGCCGAGGTCGCCGGCCGGCCCCGCCCGCGGGTCGCCCTGGCCGCCCCGACCGGCAAGGCCGCGGCACGCCTGCAGCAGGCGGTGGAGGAGGAGCTGGCTGGGCTGCCCGCGGTGGACCAGGAGCGGGTGGGCCGCCCGCAGGCGGTGACCCTGCACCGGCTGCTGGGCAGCAACCCGCGCAGCTCGACCCGGTTCCGCCACCACCGCGGCGACCGCCTGCCGCACGACGTGGTGGTGGTCGACGAGACCTCGATGGTGTCGCTGACCCTCACCGCCCGGCTGCTCGAGGCCGTGCGCCCCACGACCCGGCTGATCCTGGTCGGCGACCCCGACCAGCTGACGTCGGTCGAGGCCGGCGCGGTGCTGGCCGACCTGGTCGCCGGGCTGGCCGGCCACGAGCACCTCGCGGTCGCGGCCCTGCGTACCTCCCACCGCTACGGCGACGCCATCGGCGACCTGGCGACCGCGGTCCGCGACGGCGACGCCGACCGGGCGCTGGACCTCCTGCGGTCCGGCGACGAGCACCTCCGCCTGGTCGAGGACCCCGACCCGGTCCCGGCGGTGCGCGAGCTGGTGCTGCCCCGGGCGCTGGAGCTGGTCCGGGCCGCCGCGTCCGGCGAGGCGGAGGCCGCGCTGCGGCTGCTCGACCAGCAGCGGCTGCTCTGCGCGCACCGCGAGGGCTCCGCCGGGGTGCGCCACTGGAACCGCCTGGTCGAGCGGTGGGTGGCCGAGGAGACCGGGGAGCCGGTCTGGGCGACCTGGTACGCCGGGCGGCCCGTCCTGGTGACCGCCAACGACTACGGGCTCGGCGTCCACAACGGCGACGCCGGCGTCGTGGTCCGCGACCCCGTCCGCGGCCTGCGCGCCCGGGTCGCCGCGGTCCCGCAGGCCCTGGACCTCGCGCCCAGCCGGCTCGGCCAGGTCGAGACGATGCACGCCCTGACCATCCACAAGAGCCAGGGCAGCCAGGCCGACGAGGTGCTGGTCGTGCTGCCCCCGGCCCGCTCCCGCCTGCTGACCCGCGAGCTGTTCTACACCGCGGTCACCCGGGCCCGGGGGCGTGTCGTGGTGGTCGGCGCCGAGGCCGAGGTGCGCGCCGCGATCGGGCGGCGGGCCGTCCGGGCCACCGGGCTGCGGCAGCGGCTCGGCGGCGCGGGGCCCGACGTACCAGGGGAAGGCTGA
- the recC gene encoding exodeoxyribonuclease V subunit gamma produces the protein MALHLHRAARTDALAAALGDLLAVAPADPFARDLVLVPAKGTERWLSQRLSHRLGSGPGSATGDGVCAAVDFRSPRSLVAELTDTVDDDPWAPGVLAWPLLEVLDASTDEPWARPLAVHLGRDLDGEEAELRRSRRYAVARRLAGLLASYAAQRPDLLAAWSRGDDVDGVDRDGEPERALPGDLAWQPPLWRALTARVHEPTPAERHAATLTRLRSGPVAHLPARVSLLGHTRMPRAELELLVALADHHDLHLFWPHPSDELWRRLDARLGAGQVPRGPVPRRDDPAHNDAEHPLLATLGRDVRELQRSLRSCAPTDLVEHVHEPLDGAPEGSRDGSPDGSPDGSPGSGGLLLSWLQSDLRANEVRPAGRHHDPADRSMQVHACHGPARQVEVLREVLLGLLADDPTLEPRDILVMCPDIETYAPLVTAAFGLGVDADQAPPEPVGETEGSAPGRHPGHRLRVRLADRALVRTNPLLAVAASLLDLAGGRVTASLVLDLLQQPPVRRRFSLDDDDLEAVTDWVRESGVRWGLDSEQRAPYGLAGFVQNTWRFGLDRVLAGVALSDDSRAWVGTTLPLDDVGSNRIDLAGRLAEYVDRLAVALEELTGPQSLATWLDALGRAVASLTRPERGETWQTGQVHRELAAVLADAGERAGVELRLRDVRALLADHLAGRPTRANFRSGSLTVATMVPMRSVPHRVVCLVGLDDGVFPRQGAVDGDDVLARTPLTGERDARSEDRQLLLDAIGATTGTLVVTFTGADEHTGRRRPPAVPLGELLDALDRTTVAPVREQVLVEHPLQPFDPRAAADGRLGTPGPFTFDPAVLAAARVMSRPRPEAPPFLDGPLASPAGSGGPDVVDDVPLAALVSFLRDPVRGFFRALDVSLPWEADGVSDAMPVEIGGLETWGVGNRMLEDMLRGTRPEAALAAEWRRGQLPPGRLGWRKAKDAAAQAEVIARAVHVHRRGEARAHDVDVTLRSGRRVTGTVAPVHEGRLVARTYSKLSGKHLVEAWVRMLALASHDPDKHWTSVVVGRAGGRGTGVREVLLGPPDEEPQSVLEDLVRLYDAGRREPLPLPVKTSYAWATARHSHDDPVHAAGREWTSGRYPAEDAEPAHVRVWGPRAPLSVLLGEPRADEQVEGESTRLGALAARLWLPLLRAEVRL, from the coding sequence ATGGCCCTCCACCTCCACCGCGCCGCGCGCACCGACGCCCTGGCCGCCGCGCTCGGCGACCTGCTCGCGGTCGCGCCGGCCGACCCGTTCGCGCGGGACCTGGTGCTCGTCCCGGCCAAGGGCACCGAGCGGTGGCTCAGCCAGCGGCTCTCGCACCGGCTCGGGTCCGGGCCGGGCAGCGCGACCGGCGACGGCGTGTGCGCCGCGGTCGACTTCCGCTCGCCCCGCTCGCTGGTGGCCGAGCTGACCGACACCGTCGACGACGACCCGTGGGCGCCCGGCGTGCTGGCCTGGCCGCTGCTCGAGGTCCTCGACGCGAGCACCGACGAGCCGTGGGCCCGGCCGCTCGCCGTGCACCTCGGCCGTGACCTCGACGGCGAGGAGGCCGAGCTGCGGCGCAGCCGCCGGTACGCCGTGGCCCGCCGGCTCGCGGGCCTGCTCGCCTCGTACGCCGCGCAGCGCCCCGACCTGCTCGCCGCCTGGTCGCGCGGCGACGACGTCGACGGGGTCGACCGCGACGGGGAGCCCGAGCGCGCCCTGCCCGGGGACCTCGCCTGGCAGCCGCCGCTGTGGCGGGCGCTGACCGCGCGGGTGCACGAGCCGACCCCGGCGGAGCGGCACGCCGCGACGCTGACCCGGCTGCGGTCGGGGCCGGTGGCCCACCTGCCCGCGCGGGTGAGCCTGCTCGGCCACACCCGGATGCCGCGCGCCGAGCTCGAGCTGCTCGTCGCGCTCGCCGACCACCACGACCTCCACCTCTTCTGGCCGCACCCCAGCGACGAGCTGTGGCGCCGGCTCGACGCCCGCCTGGGCGCCGGCCAGGTGCCACGCGGGCCCGTGCCGCGCCGCGACGACCCCGCGCACAACGACGCCGAGCACCCGCTGCTGGCCACGCTAGGCCGCGACGTCCGCGAGCTGCAGCGCAGCCTGCGAAGCTGCGCGCCGACGGACCTGGTGGAGCACGTGCACGAGCCGCTCGACGGGGCGCCGGAGGGGTCGAGGGACGGGTCGCCGGACGGGTCGCCGGACGGGTCGCCGGGGTCCGGGGGCCTGTTGCTGTCGTGGCTGCAGTCCGACCTGCGCGCCAACGAGGTCCGCCCGGCCGGTCGCCACCACGACCCCGCCGACCGCAGCATGCAGGTGCACGCCTGCCACGGTCCCGCCCGGCAGGTCGAGGTGCTGCGCGAGGTCCTGCTCGGCCTGCTGGCCGACGACCCCACGCTGGAGCCCCGCGACATCCTCGTGATGTGCCCGGACATCGAGACCTACGCCCCGCTGGTGACGGCGGCGTTCGGGCTGGGCGTGGACGCCGACCAGGCCCCGCCCGAGCCCGTGGGCGAGACCGAGGGCTCGGCTCCCGGACGGCACCCGGGGCACCGGCTGCGGGTCCGGCTGGCCGACCGCGCGCTGGTGCGGACCAACCCGTTGCTGGCGGTGGCGGCCTCCCTGCTCGACCTCGCCGGCGGCCGGGTCACGGCCAGCCTGGTGCTCGACCTGCTCCAGCAGCCCCCGGTACGCCGACGGTTCTCCCTCGACGACGACGACCTCGAGGCCGTGACCGACTGGGTGCGCGAGTCCGGCGTGCGCTGGGGCCTGGACTCCGAGCAGCGGGCGCCGTACGGCCTGGCCGGGTTCGTGCAGAACACCTGGCGCTTCGGCCTCGACCGGGTGCTGGCCGGGGTGGCGCTCTCCGACGACTCCCGCGCCTGGGTCGGCACCACGTTGCCGCTCGACGACGTGGGCAGCAACCGGATCGACCTGGCCGGACGCCTGGCCGAGTACGTCGACCGGCTCGCCGTCGCGCTGGAGGAGCTCACCGGCCCGCAGTCGCTCGCCACCTGGCTGGACGCGCTGGGGCGGGCGGTGGCCTCCCTGACCCGGCCCGAGCGAGGGGAGACCTGGCAGACCGGGCAGGTGCACCGCGAGCTCGCGGCGGTGCTGGCCGACGCCGGCGAGCGGGCCGGCGTGGAGCTGCGGCTGCGCGACGTCCGCGCGCTGCTGGCGGACCACCTGGCCGGCCGGCCGACCCGGGCCAACTTCCGCAGCGGCAGCCTGACCGTGGCCACCATGGTGCCGATGCGGTCGGTGCCGCACCGGGTCGTGTGCCTGGTCGGCCTGGACGACGGCGTTTTCCCGCGGCAGGGCGCGGTCGACGGCGACGACGTCCTGGCCCGCACCCCGCTGACGGGCGAGCGCGACGCCCGCTCCGAGGACCGGCAGCTGCTCCTGGACGCGATCGGGGCGACCACGGGCACGCTCGTGGTCACCTTCACCGGCGCCGACGAGCACACCGGCCGGCGCCGCCCGCCCGCGGTCCCGCTGGGCGAGCTCCTCGACGCCCTCGACCGCACAACGGTGGCGCCCGTGCGCGAGCAGGTCCTGGTCGAGCACCCCCTCCAGCCGTTCGACCCCCGCGCGGCCGCCGACGGCCGGCTCGGCACGCCGGGCCCGTTCACCTTCGACCCGGCCGTGCTCGCGGCCGCGCGGGTGATGAGCCGACCGCGCCCCGAGGCGCCGCCGTTCCTGGACGGACCGCTGGCCTCGCCGGCCGGCTCCGGCGGACCCGACGTGGTCGACGACGTGCCGCTCGCCGCGCTGGTCTCCTTCCTGCGCGACCCCGTGCGGGGCTTCTTCCGTGCCCTCGACGTCAGCCTTCCCTGGGAGGCCGACGGCGTCAGCGACGCGATGCCGGTGGAGATCGGCGGCCTCGAGACCTGGGGCGTGGGCAACCGGATGCTCGAGGACATGCTGCGCGGCACCCGCCCCGAGGCCGCCCTGGCCGCCGAGTGGCGCCGCGGCCAGCTGCCGCCGGGCCGGCTGGGCTGGCGCAAGGCCAAGGACGCCGCGGCCCAGGCCGAGGTGATCGCCCGCGCCGTCCACGTCCACCGCCGCGGGGAGGCCCGCGCCCACGACGTGGACGTGACGCTGCGCAGCGGGCGCCGGGTCACCGGCACCGTCGCCCCGGTGCACGAGGGCAGGCTGGTGGCGCGGACCTACTCCAAGCTGTCCGGCAAGCACCTCGTCGAGGCCTGGGTACGCATGCTCGCGCTGGCCAGCCACGACCCCGACAAGCACTGGACCTCGGTGGTCGTCGGCCGCGCCGGCGGTCGGGGGACCGGCGTCCGCGAGGTCCTGCTCGGCCCGCCCGACGAGGAGCCCCAGTCGGTCCTCGAGGACCTCGTCCGGCTCTACGACGCCGGCCGGCGCGAGCCGCTGCCGCTGCCGGTGAAGACGTCGTACGCGTGGGCCACCGCGCGGCACAGCCACGACGACCCGGTGCACGCCGCGGGCCGCGAGTGGACCAGCGGCCGCTATCCCGCGGAGGACGCCGAGCCGGCCCACGTGCGCGTGTGGGGTCCCCGAGCGCCCCTGTCGGTCCTGCTCGGCGAGCCCCGCGCCGACGAGCAGGTCGAGGGCGAGAGCACCCGGCTCGGCGCCCTGGCGGCCCGGCTGTGGCTGCCCCTGCTGCGGGCGGAGGTGCGGCTGTGA